A single genomic interval of Chryseobacterium paludis harbors:
- a CDS encoding OstA-like protein, with protein sequence MRLILFLLFFVSTFTFAQDQQKPAQRDPYLKAPVTSAPQQTKPEDKIKIIHADFVKKDPAKYDGNQYLQGNVKIENQGSILTADEVILYSEENFVKAIGNTKLQNTDGSVITAGEMEYDGNTQKGVARKNVVLTDPKQTIRTEILYYDKLSNLAYFNTGGTISDGQNVMYTKSATYFLDTKLIDFVGNVKIDTPDYIIEGPNIKQNQNTKVAEFFGPTTITNRVNPKNYIYTERGTYKMNSKEAYLNKNSRIHYNDKILTGDDLYFNQLTGFGTGTGNVTLDDPKEKRYVKGGYGEIFQKKDSSMITKSPYAVKILEKDSIYFAAEKIISYQKPDETDVTKKKSFLRAFRKGRFYKSNAQGRADSIAFNETDGIMHMYTAPILWSGEKQVTGDKIEAYFNSTTEDLDSLKVIGNAFAISKVDSLNLKDEFNQVKGKLMTVYYEKSEVKETKVIGNAQSISYADDFNEKTKENERIGITLTSCGIIDAMFENRVLQIVSCNIGANSDTYPMSKIEPSKRKFADFNWNTKDRIRKWQDILVDTPGYEEIKYEADNKLYDSAKEAIDKEKAKEEAKKPKRVRK encoded by the coding sequence ATGAGACTGATCCTTTTTCTGTTATTTTTTGTTTCTACTTTTACTTTTGCGCAAGATCAACAAAAACCTGCGCAAAGGGATCCTTATTTAAAAGCTCCGGTAACAAGTGCACCTCAGCAAACAAAACCTGAAGATAAAATAAAAATAATCCACGCAGATTTTGTAAAAAAAGATCCTGCAAAATATGATGGTAACCAATATCTTCAGGGAAATGTAAAAATTGAAAATCAAGGTTCTATTCTTACTGCTGATGAAGTGATATTGTATAGTGAAGAAAACTTCGTAAAGGCCATAGGAAATACTAAACTTCAAAATACTGATGGCTCCGTTATTACAGCTGGGGAAATGGAATATGATGGCAATACACAAAAAGGAGTTGCCAGGAAAAATGTAGTTCTTACAGATCCCAAACAAACGATAAGAACAGAGATCTTATACTATGATAAGCTTTCGAATCTGGCTTATTTTAATACCGGTGGTACTATATCTGACGGACAGAACGTAATGTATACAAAGTCAGCTACCTATTTTCTGGATACCAAATTGATTGATTTTGTGGGTAATGTAAAAATTGATACACCTGATTATATCATTGAAGGACCTAATATCAAACAAAATCAGAATACCAAAGTTGCTGAATTCTTTGGTCCGACTACCATAACAAATCGTGTTAATCCCAAGAATTATATATATACCGAAAGAGGTACTTATAAAATGAATTCTAAAGAGGCTTACCTTAATAAGAATTCAAGGATACATTACAATGATAAGATATTGACCGGAGACGATCTGTATTTCAATCAGCTTACAGGTTTTGGAACAGGAACAGGAAATGTAACTCTGGATGACCCTAAAGAAAAAAGATATGTAAAAGGGGGGTATGGAGAAATTTTTCAAAAGAAAGATTCTTCAATGATTACTAAAAGCCCATATGCAGTAAAAATTCTGGAGAAAGATTCTATCTATTTTGCAGCGGAAAAGATTATTTCTTATCAAAAGCCCGATGAAACAGATGTAACAAAGAAAAAAAGTTTTTTAAGAGCTTTCAGGAAAGGAAGATTTTATAAATCCAATGCTCAGGGACGTGCAGATTCAATTGCGTTCAATGAAACGGATGGAATCATGCATATGTATACCGCGCCAATTTTATGGAGTGGAGAAAAGCAGGTGACCGGAGATAAAATAGAAGCCTACTTTAATAGTACAACAGAGGATCTGGATTCATTGAAGGTCATAGGAAACGCTTTTGCAATAAGTAAAGTGGATTCTCTTAATCTTAAAGATGAATTTAACCAGGTGAAAGGCAAGCTGATGACGGTTTATTACGAAAAGAGCGAAGTAAAAGAAACAAAAGTTATAGGAAATGCTCAATCAATCAGTTATGCGGATGATTTTAATGAAAAGACAAAAGAGAATGAAAGAATTGGGATAACCCTTACTTCATGTGGGATTATAGATGCTATGTTCGAAAACAGAGTCCTTCAAATCGTTTCCTGTAATATTGGTGCCAATTCAGACACCTATCCAATGAGTAAAATTGAGCCTTCAAAACGTAAGTTTGCAGACTTTAATTGGAATACAAAAGACAGGATCAGGAAATGGCAGGATATACTCGTTGATACTCCTGGTTATGAAGAGATAAAATATGAGGCTGATAATAAGCTCTATGATAGTGCCAAAGAAGCAATTGACAAAGAAAAAGCAAAAGAAGAAGCTAAAAAGCCTAAAAGGGTTAGAAAATAA
- a CDS encoding aspartate aminotransferase family protein codes for MQKDFFTYQAQTTQFAAGFEVERAEGSYIYGTDGKKYLDFVAGVSANTLGHSHPKIVNAIKEQADKYLHVMVYGEYAQDKPVALCKLLAEATPDPLEITYLVNSGAEAIDGSLKLAKRYTGREEIVSFKNSYHGNTHGALSVSGNEYHKREFRPLLPMVSFIEFNNENDLDKITGKTACVILETIQGAAGFLVPENDYLKKLKKRCEEVGALLILDEIQPGFGRTGKLFSFEHYGIVPDILVMGKGMGGGVPVGAFMSSKEIMDSLSHSPKLGHITTFGGNPLIAAASHATLKEVLESGLMNQVDEKEKLFRQLLVHPKIKNVNGRGLMLAVNLGAPEYTLKVAQKCMEKGLVVFWQLYRNEYLRISPPLTISLDEIREGCQIILDVLNEN; via the coding sequence ATGCAAAAAGATTTTTTTACCTATCAGGCACAAACCACACAATTTGCGGCCGGTTTTGAAGTTGAAAGAGCTGAAGGAAGCTATATATATGGCACAGATGGAAAAAAGTATCTCGATTTTGTAGCCGGAGTTTCTGCCAATACATTGGGGCATTCTCATCCCAAAATAGTTAATGCGATCAAAGAGCAGGCAGATAAGTATCTTCATGTCATGGTATATGGAGAATATGCACAGGATAAGCCTGTAGCCTTATGTAAACTACTTGCAGAAGCTACTCCAGATCCCCTTGAAATTACTTATTTAGTAAACAGTGGGGCTGAGGCTATAGATGGAAGCTTAAAGCTGGCAAAAAGATATACAGGAAGGGAAGAAATAGTTTCTTTTAAAAATTCTTATCATGGGAATACCCATGGGGCATTAAGTGTTTCTGGAAATGAATACCATAAAAGAGAGTTTCGCCCCCTTTTACCCATGGTGTCCTTTATAGAATTCAATAATGAAAATGACTTAGATAAGATTACCGGGAAAACAGCTTGTGTCATATTAGAAACAATACAGGGAGCAGCGGGATTCTTGGTTCCGGAAAATGATTATTTAAAGAAGTTAAAGAAACGATGTGAAGAAGTTGGGGCTCTTCTTATCTTAGATGAAATTCAACCGGGATTCGGAAGAACAGGTAAATTGTTTTCTTTTGAACATTATGGAATTGTTCCTGATATTCTGGTGATGGGAAAAGGAATGGGAGGAGGTGTTCCGGTAGGTGCTTTTATGAGTTCCAAAGAAATCATGGACAGCCTGTCTCATTCTCCAAAATTAGGGCACATTACCACTTTTGGAGGTAATCCACTTATTGCTGCTGCCAGTCATGCAACATTAAAAGAAGTTTTAGAAAGTGGCTTAATGAATCAGGTTGATGAAAAAGAAAAGCTTTTCAGACAGCTGCTTGTACATCCTAAGATTAAAAATGTAAATGGACGCGGATTAATGCTGGCTGTGAACTTAGGAGCACCTGAATATACTTTAAAAGTAGCTCAGAAATGTATGGAGAAAGGATTGGTTGTATTCTGGCAATTGTACAGAAATGAATACCTGAGAATTTCCCCACCATTAACGATATCCCTTGATGAAATAAGAGAAGGGTGCCAAATTATTCTTGATGTATTGAACGAAAATTAA
- a CDS encoding START-like domain-containing protein encodes MAKLKVHYEFPMHCLSEILYEYLATAEGLSEWFADEVVEKGDDFFFSWGGGPAEKATLIRYKPEGFVRFRWEEDEGTKNFFEMTITIDDITEDLALNITDFCEEGNEEENAMYWENLIENLRIKLGAA; translated from the coding sequence ATGGCGAAACTTAAAGTCCATTACGAATTTCCAATGCATTGTCTTTCAGAGATTTTATATGAGTATCTGGCGACTGCAGAAGGATTATCTGAATGGTTTGCAGATGAGGTAGTAGAGAAAGGGGATGACTTCTTTTTCAGCTGGGGCGGAGGCCCTGCTGAAAAGGCCACTTTGATTAGATATAAGCCAGAAGGTTTCGTACGTTTCAGATGGGAGGAAGATGAAGGGACAAAGAATTTCTTTGAAATGACAATCACAATTGATGATATTACTGAAGATTTAGCTTTAAATATTACAGACTTTTGTGAAGAAGGTAATGAAGAGGAAAATGCAATGTATTGGGAGAATCTTATAGAAAATCTAAGAATAAAATTAGGTGCAGCTTAA
- a CDS encoding aminotransferase class IV, translated as MENQYFTSEELNVKNRAFLLGDAVKVSFFVREAKLIMDEECYFFLMASMRKMRMNIPLTYTLEFFQSLFQKDVIDGKGIENGIINFQVFRNTDGLTLAKSSISYFYEVEEMNDILHVHQRPLELDLIKEINVNNNLLSNIRVHCPENIYGRIYAQENDLDDVILLNPNKRIARSTSGNLLFLEGDVIKVPKQSEGAYISPLMENFVTFLHKNNLADIQEHEIIAFESQKAEEILMISDEKGIFSIGKIRNKTFENFRFLELVESWKKSF; from the coding sequence TTGGAAAATCAATATTTTACTTCAGAAGAATTGAATGTGAAGAATAGAGCATTCCTTTTGGGAGATGCTGTAAAGGTTTCTTTTTTCGTAAGAGAAGCGAAACTTATCATGGATGAAGAGTGCTACTTCTTCTTAATGGCATCCATGAGAAAGATGAGAATGAATATTCCTCTGACCTATACCCTTGAGTTTTTTCAATCCCTTTTTCAAAAGGATGTTATCGATGGGAAAGGTATTGAAAACGGGATTATTAATTTTCAGGTTTTTAGAAATACAGATGGACTGACATTGGCAAAATCATCCATTTCTTACTTTTATGAAGTTGAAGAAATGAATGATATACTTCATGTTCATCAAAGACCTTTGGAGTTGGATCTGATCAAAGAGATCAACGTAAATAATAATCTGCTAAGCAATATCAGGGTTCATTGTCCTGAAAATATCTATGGACGAATTTACGCCCAGGAGAATGATCTGGATGATGTTATTTTGCTTAATCCCAATAAAAGGATTGCAAGGTCTACTTCAGGGAATCTTTTGTTTTTAGAAGGTGATGTAATTAAAGTTCCAAAGCAATCTGAGGGAGCTTATATTTCGCCTTTAATGGAGAATTTTGTTACTTTTTTACATAAGAATAATCTTGCCGATATTCAGGAACACGAGATTATCGCATTTGAATCTCAAAAAGCCGAAGAGATCTTAATGATTTCTGATGAAAAAGGTATTTTTTCTATAGGAAAAATAAGAAATAAAACTTTTGAAAATTTCCGTTTTTTAGAATTGGTAGAAAGCTGGAAAAAAAGTTTTTAA
- a CDS encoding YqgE/AlgH family protein has product MNYSYKGKILISTPDISGDIFSRSVVLIVEHNESGAFGLILNKKNSQMSTKFKNFFDFKIEVYDGGPVENDKVFFIVKGKKVTEIYTDIADGFYLTEDIENIISAVLSGELNIGDVKIFSGYSGWAANQLDSEVQKKMWTVVDIYNLDYTLPNDQTLWKSIMQNLGGEYLLWANSPEDISLN; this is encoded by the coding sequence ATGAATTACTCATACAAAGGTAAAATATTAATTTCCACACCCGATATTTCCGGCGATATTTTTTCCAGATCAGTAGTCCTAATTGTAGAACATAACGAAAGTGGCGCATTCGGCTTAATATTAAACAAAAAGAACAGCCAGATGAGTACTAAGTTCAAAAACTTTTTCGATTTTAAAATCGAGGTATATGATGGCGGACCTGTAGAAAATGACAAGGTATTTTTTATCGTAAAAGGGAAAAAAGTAACTGAGATCTACACTGATATTGCTGATGGGTTTTATCTTACAGAAGACATTGAGAACATCATCAGTGCTGTACTTAGTGGTGAGCTTAATATTGGTGATGTTAAGATCTTTTCCGGATATTCTGGCTGGGCTGCAAATCAATTAGATAGTGAGGTTCAGAAAAAAATGTGGACAGTAGTGGACATTTATAATTTGGATTATACCTTACCGAATGACCAAACCTTATGGAAATCTATTATGCAAAATCTCGGCGGCGAGTATTTACTCTGGGCAAATTCCCCTGAAGACATCTCGTTGAACTAA
- the pdxH gene encoding pyridoxamine 5'-phosphate oxidase, which yields MENLHDKRKVYEKSQLIESEIKQNPIEQFRDWFLEASENAGTSEVNAMAISTVEDDGCPRTRMVLLKAYTYEGFIFYTNYDSRKGKAIEKNHKACLHFFWPMLERQVIIKADLEKIADNLSDGYFHSRPKGSQLGAVVSPQSQVIPNREFLEVKLKELEKEFEKNEIPRPANWGGYIAKPYEIEFWQGRPNRLHDRIIYQLEDIDWKISRLAP from the coding sequence ATGGAAAACCTTCACGATAAGAGAAAAGTGTATGAGAAATCCCAACTTATTGAAAGTGAGATAAAACAAAATCCTATTGAACAATTTAGAGACTGGTTTCTTGAGGCATCTGAGAATGCGGGTACTTCTGAAGTGAATGCTATGGCAATTTCTACAGTGGAAGATGATGGTTGCCCGAGAACAAGAATGGTTTTGCTAAAGGCATATACTTATGAGGGTTTTATTTTTTATACAAACTATGACAGCAGAAAAGGAAAAGCAATAGAAAAAAATCATAAAGCATGCCTCCATTTTTTCTGGCCAATGTTGGAAAGACAGGTTATTATAAAAGCTGATTTAGAGAAAATTGCAGATAATCTGAGTGACGGATATTTTCACTCTCGTCCAAAAGGAAGTCAGTTGGGTGCTGTAGTATCACCACAAAGCCAGGTTATTCCCAATAGAGAGTTTTTAGAAGTTAAATTGAAAGAACTGGAAAAAGAATTTGAAAAGAATGAAATTCCAAGACCTGCAAACTGGGGTGGCTATATAGCAAAACCTTATGAAATAGAATTCTGGCAGGGACGGCCAAACAGGCTGCATGACAGAATTATTTATCAACTTGAAGATATCGACTGGAAGATATCACGGTTGGCACCTTAA
- a CDS encoding HU family DNA-binding protein produces MNKSELIDAIAKDAGITKVAAKSALESFISNVTTTLKKKDGKVSLVGFGTFSVAERAARQGINPATKKPIKIAAKKVAKFKAGADLSTAVSGAKKK; encoded by the coding sequence ATGAACAAGTCTGAATTAATCGACGCAATCGCAAAAGATGCAGGAATTACAAAAGTTGCAGCTAAGTCTGCTCTTGAATCTTTCATTTCTAATGTAACTACTACTTTAAAGAAAAAAGATGGAAAAGTTTCTTTAGTAGGATTCGGTACTTTCTCAGTAGCTGAGAGAGCTGCTAGACAAGGTATCAACCCTGCAACTAAAAAACCAATCAAAATTGCTGCTAAAAAAGTTGCTAAATTCAAAGCTGGAGCAGATCTATCTACTGCAGTTTCTGGAGCTAAGAAAAAATAA
- the panD gene encoding aspartate 1-decarboxylase, whose translation MLIEVFKSKIHRVRVTASDLNYIGSITIDEDLIEAAGLVVGERVYIVNVNNGERFDTYIIKGKRKSGEVCLNGPAARKVQRDDIIIIIAYAQMTPEEAKNFQPKIVFPDEKTNLLT comes from the coding sequence ATGTTAATAGAAGTTTTCAAGTCAAAGATCCATAGGGTAAGAGTTACGGCATCAGACCTTAACTATATTGGAAGTATAACAATTGATGAAGATCTTATTGAAGCTGCCGGATTGGTAGTAGGAGAAAGAGTTTACATCGTTAACGTGAACAACGGAGAACGTTTTGACACGTATATTATAAAAGGTAAGAGAAAGTCTGGAGAAGTTTGCTTAAATGGGCCTGCTGCAAGAAAAGTTCAGCGAGACGATATTATCATTATTATCGCTTATGCACAGATGACTCCTGAAGAAGCAAAGAATTTTCAGCCGAAGATCGTTTTCCCAGACGAAAAAACAAACCTTCTTACCTAA
- a CDS encoding lysylphosphatidylglycerol synthase transmembrane domain-containing protein, whose translation MDKKTTNPLKSVITIVISLAFAGFFLWLALKGLDFEVIQKSLAKANYLWVLFASVFGLLAYWFRAVRWNLLLEPMGYQISNSNSLWSISFGYLMNLTIPRSGEVARATALYGVEKVPVDKSFGTIILERVVDLICMMGFLGLTLIFKYKAILSFYENSGVPVNPNKILIILSILIIGTVLFFVLKKRLATIPVLGKIIGFIDGIFQGLTSIFKLKQKGKFILYTLGIWISYYFAAYLVCFALPETSDFTIADGFFIIVVGTLGMIIPASGGIGAFNLAMKFGFMALFISMGKSAELGGEMGLTYSFISLPLQIVIMLVMGLISIPMLAKARNNRVILDHIKN comes from the coding sequence ATGGATAAAAAAACAACCAATCCTTTAAAATCAGTAATTACAATTGTAATTTCGCTTGCATTTGCAGGATTTTTTTTATGGCTTGCATTAAAAGGACTTGATTTTGAAGTGATACAGAAATCTTTAGCAAAGGCGAATTACTTATGGGTACTGTTTGCCTCTGTTTTTGGACTTTTAGCCTATTGGTTCCGCGCAGTCCGATGGAATCTTTTATTAGAACCTATGGGATACCAGATTTCTAATTCCAATTCCTTATGGTCCATTTCTTTTGGATATCTCATGAATCTTACCATTCCAAGAAGTGGTGAGGTTGCAAGAGCAACTGCATTATACGGAGTCGAGAAAGTTCCTGTCGATAAATCTTTTGGAACGATCATTTTAGAAAGGGTAGTGGATCTGATTTGTATGATGGGATTTTTAGGATTGACTCTGATCTTTAAGTACAAGGCAATTCTGTCTTTTTATGAAAATTCGGGAGTACCTGTCAACCCTAATAAAATTTTAATAATTCTGTCAATCCTTATTATAGGGACTGTTTTATTCTTTGTGCTTAAAAAGAGGTTGGCAACAATTCCTGTTTTAGGAAAGATCATTGGTTTTATTGATGGGATCTTCCAGGGATTAACCTCAATTTTTAAACTGAAACAAAAAGGAAAATTTATTCTATATACATTAGGGATCTGGATATCATATTATTTTGCAGCGTATCTTGTGTGTTTTGCATTGCCTGAAACTTCAGATTTTACCATTGCAGATGGGTTCTTTATTATTGTAGTTGGAACACTAGGGATGATTATTCCTGCCAGTGGAGGTATTGGGGCGTTTAATCTGGCGATGAAATTTGGTTTTATGGCCTTGTTTATCTCTATGGGGAAAAGTGCGGAATTAGGCGGTGAAATGGGGCTTACTTATTCTTTTATTTCATTACCGCTACAGATTGTTATTATGCTTGTAATGGGATTAATCTCTATTCCAATGCTTGCAAAAGCCAGAAATAACCGGGTTATTCTCGATCATATTAAAAATTAG
- a CDS encoding TerD family protein produces MAINLQKGQRIDLGLTKMTIGLGWDPNDGKGYDFDLDASAIMIDSERKLVSEDYFVFYNNLNSPDGALTHTGDDPSGKNSDGDDDESIVIDLEKVDERVEEILFVVTIEDFERRKQNFGQVRNSYIRIIDNFGNQEIAKYELDEDFSIETGIEFGRLYKRNGSWKFEASGIGYRADLSFFLEKYYKGQIIK; encoded by the coding sequence ATGGCAATTAACCTACAGAAAGGACAAAGAATAGATTTAGGACTTACAAAAATGACCATTGGTCTGGGTTGGGATCCTAATGACGGGAAGGGATATGATTTTGATCTTGATGCTTCCGCAATTATGATTGATTCTGAGAGAAAACTGGTAAGTGAAGATTATTTTGTTTTTTATAATAATCTGAATTCTCCTGATGGTGCTTTAACGCATACTGGTGATGATCCTAGTGGTAAGAATAGCGATGGGGACGATGATGAATCTATTGTTATTGATCTGGAAAAAGTAGATGAAAGAGTAGAAGAAATACTTTTTGTTGTAACCATTGAGGATTTTGAAAGAAGGAAACAGAATTTCGGACAGGTAAGAAACTCATATATAAGAATTATTGATAATTTTGGTAATCAGGAAATTGCTAAATATGAATTAGACGAAGATTTTTCAATTGAAACAGGAATTGAGTTTGGCAGATTGTATAAGCGTAATGGAAGCTGGAAATTTGAAGCTTCAGGAATTGGTTACAGAGCTGACTTATCTTTCTTTTTGGAAAAATACTACAAAGGACAAATCATTAAATAG
- a CDS encoding TerD family protein: MAINLQKGQTIDLRKNDRGESVYDLSQVTIGLGWDVRKQGGFFGRLFSNEPEYDLDAVAFLLDKNGKVANMGRTLQGHTGKQVVLYEGDVIYFNSMRHPSGYIWLTGDNRTGEGDGDDEQIIVKLDQLDQRYEKIVFVVSIYQGRANRQHFGMIENAFIRAVDARGKEITKYSLSGDSSMNGMCSMVFAEAYRHHGDWKFRAIGDPHTTDNFIDVLVPYTYK, translated from the coding sequence ATGGCGATTAATTTACAAAAAGGTCAGACGATCGATCTACGGAAAAATGATCGTGGAGAAAGTGTTTACGATCTTTCACAGGTAACTATAGGATTAGGCTGGGATGTTCGTAAGCAAGGAGGTTTTTTTGGAAGATTGTTTAGTAATGAACCTGAATATGATCTGGACGCTGTCGCTTTTCTTTTGGATAAAAATGGTAAAGTTGCCAATATGGGAAGGACACTTCAGGGGCATACTGGAAAGCAGGTAGTCCTTTATGAAGGTGATGTGATCTATTTTAATTCTATGAGGCATCCTTCCGGTTATATCTGGTTAACAGGAGATAATAGAACCGGTGAAGGAGACGGTGATGATGAGCAGATCATTGTAAAGCTGGATCAATTGGATCAGCGATATGAAAAAATTGTTTTTGTCGTGTCTATATATCAGGGAAGAGCGAACAGGCAACATTTTGGAATGATTGAAAATGCATTCATCAGAGCAGTTGATGCCAGAGGAAAGGAAATCACAAAGTATAGTCTTTCTGGTGATTCCAGTATGAATGGAATGTGTTCAATGGTCTTTGCTGAAGCTTATCGACATCATGGAGATTGGAAATTCCGTGCAATTGGAGATCCTCATACCACGGATAATTTTATTGATGTTCTGGTACCTTATACCTATAAATAA
- a CDS encoding GNAT family N-acetyltransferase has product MSTLAQMKGLNKMNLKLEYRKALGTDMDFLLDLRMKTMTEHLLSSNLPVTKESAIKRVLHQFEKAHIIILNDEPIGLLKIDRNSDHIEVMQIQIDPAQQGKGIGRSILEDIIQEAIEARKPVSLSVLKTNKAQKLYANLGFKVINEDEHSYMMKFSR; this is encoded by the coding sequence ATGAGTACATTAGCTCAAATGAAAGGCTTGAATAAAATGAATTTAAAATTAGAATACAGAAAAGCACTGGGGACTGATATGGACTTTCTACTCGATCTGAGAATGAAAACAATGACTGAACATCTTCTCAGTTCAAATTTGCCGGTAACAAAAGAATCAGCAATAAAGAGAGTGCTTCACCAATTTGAAAAAGCACACATTATTATTTTAAATGATGAGCCTATTGGTTTATTAAAAATAGACAGAAATAGCGATCATATAGAGGTTATGCAAATCCAGATCGATCCGGCACAACAAGGAAAGGGAATTGGAAGATCTATTTTAGAAGATATCATTCAGGAAGCTATAGAAGCCAGGAAACCTGTTTCATTAAGTGTTTTAAAAACCAATAAAGCACAAAAACTGTATGCCAATTTAGGTTTTAAAGTAATCAATGAGGATGAACATTCTTATATGATGAAGTTTTCTAGATAA
- the tyrS gene encoding tyrosine--tRNA ligase produces the protein MINLLKENVEIILPQNGLERKLEQAEEEKRKLTIKLGFDPTAPDLHLGHAVVLKKLKQFQDLGHQIIIVVGSFTARIGDPTGKNKARKPLSIDDVTHNSQTYINQLSKIINIEKTKIVFNSDWLDTLNFSEIIQLLSKVTIAQLMHRNDFNKRFTENNPIAMHELVYPILQGFDSVKIECDIEIGGTDQLFNCTMGRQLQEIHQLPPQIVMCMPLLKGLDGKEKMSKSLNNFIGLTDGPNEMFGKTMSIPDTLINEFIDLTTDFSIAEKNDLKSGIENGQNPMSIKKQIAKNIITQYHNIAEAELAEEFFSNQFQNKNFEEKVFEPIFIDTLNFIDNRIMLIDLCHLLKNDQSKSSIRRLIENGGVQINSVKMINPNAEVEVAKETKIKIGKRAFFELL, from the coding sequence ATGATCAACTTATTAAAAGAAAATGTAGAAATCATTCTACCTCAAAACGGTTTGGAACGGAAGTTAGAACAGGCCGAAGAAGAAAAAAGAAAACTCACGATCAAGCTGGGTTTTGATCCCACAGCTCCGGATTTACATTTGGGACACGCTGTAGTGCTTAAAAAATTAAAACAATTTCAGGATCTCGGTCATCAGATCATCATTGTGGTTGGAAGTTTTACGGCAAGGATTGGTGACCCAACAGGAAAGAATAAAGCTCGAAAGCCCTTGAGTATCGACGATGTTACTCATAATTCGCAGACTTATATCAATCAGCTTTCAAAGATCATTAATATTGAAAAGACAAAAATTGTATTCAATTCTGATTGGTTAGATACTTTAAATTTCTCAGAAATCATCCAATTATTATCAAAAGTAACCATAGCACAATTGATGCACCGAAATGACTTTAATAAACGGTTTACAGAAAATAACCCGATTGCCATGCATGAACTGGTATACCCGATCTTACAGGGTTTTGATTCTGTAAAAATTGAATGCGATATTGAAATTGGTGGCACAGATCAGCTCTTCAATTGTACTATGGGAAGACAGTTACAGGAAATACATCAGCTGCCACCACAGATCGTTATGTGTATGCCCCTTTTAAAGGGACTTGATGGAAAGGAAAAAATGAGTAAATCTTTGAATAATTTTATCGGATTGACGGACGGGCCTAACGAGATGTTTGGAAAAACAATGTCTATTCCTGACACTTTGATCAATGAATTTATTGACCTTACAACCGATTTTTCAATTGCTGAAAAAAATGATCTAAAATCAGGAATCGAAAATGGACAAAACCCCATGAGTATAAAAAAACAAATTGCAAAAAATATCATTACCCAATACCACAATATAGCAGAAGCAGAACTTGCAGAAGAATTTTTCAGCAATCAGTTTCAGAATAAGAATTTCGAGGAAAAAGTATTTGAACCAATCTTTATTGATACTTTAAACTTTATTGATAATAGAATAATGCTGATTGATTTATGCCATCTGCTAAAAAATGATCAAAGTAAATCCTCGATACGAAGATTGATCGAAAATGGTGGAGTTCAAATCAACAGTGTAAAAATGATTAATCCTAATGCGGAGGTTGAAGTGGCCAAAGAAACAAAAATTAAAATTGGGAAAAGAGCTTTTTTTGAACTTCTATAA